Proteins encoded by one window of Chondrinema litorale:
- a CDS encoding ZIP family metal transporter yields MNTDWLLDTNPILLALFATLFTWGVTALGAAMVFFFKEINKKVLNSMLGFAAGVMIAASFWSLLNPAIEMAEKSGTPSWIPAVVGFLAGGAFLLLVDKVLPHLHLGLPISKAEGIKTSWHRSILLVLAITLHNIPEGLAVGVAFGALASNPEAGSLAGALALAIGIGLQNFPEGAAVSIPLRREGFSRFKAFNYGQLSGIVEPIAGVLGAYLVLVITPLLPYALSFAAGAMIFVVVEELIPESQNGSDTDLSTIGAMFGFATMMLLDVALG; encoded by the coding sequence GTGAATACAGACTGGCTACTAGACACAAATCCAATTTTATTAGCACTTTTCGCAACACTTTTTACATGGGGAGTAACTGCATTGGGGGCAGCAATGGTTTTTTTCTTTAAAGAAATTAATAAGAAGGTATTAAATTCTATGTTAGGTTTTGCTGCTGGCGTAATGATCGCAGCTAGCTTTTGGTCTTTGCTCAATCCGGCTATAGAGATGGCAGAGAAAAGCGGAACACCTTCGTGGATTCCAGCAGTAGTTGGGTTTCTTGCAGGAGGAGCTTTTTTATTATTAGTAGATAAAGTTTTACCGCATTTACACCTTGGCTTACCCATAAGCAAGGCTGAAGGTATAAAAACCTCATGGCATAGGAGTATTTTGCTAGTACTTGCTATAACATTGCACAACATACCAGAGGGTTTGGCAGTTGGAGTAGCCTTTGGTGCTCTAGCTAGTAACCCAGAAGCAGGTTCTTTGGCTGGTGCATTAGCTTTGGCTATTGGCATAGGCTTACAAAACTTTCCAGAAGGTGCAGCAGTTTCTATTCCCCTTAGACGCGAAGGTTTCTCTAGATTTAAGGCATTTAACTACGGGCAGCTTTCAGGAATTGTAGAACCAATTGCGGGTGTACTCGGAGCTTATCTGGTATTAGTAATTACACCTCTGTTACCTTATGCACTTTCTTTTGCAGCCGGAGCCATGATTTTTGTGGTGGTGGAAGAGTTAATTCCAGAATCTCAAAATGGTAGTGATACAGACCTTTCTACCATAGGAGCTATGTTTGGTTTTGCTACCATGATGTTACTGGATGTAGCTCTTGGTTAG
- a CDS encoding pentapeptide repeat-containing protein, with the protein MIEDKDFNGIYFLEPTPQISNFTREEFENCTFTNCILSNSDFSNSTFRDCEFKDCDLSLTKLKNTGFNNVSFVNCKLLGLNFSDCNSFLLSMNFKNCLLKMAIFYKVSLKNTSFQNCEMQEIDFSESDLTNATFDSCNLDKAVFDHTNLEKVDFTTSYNLSIDPERNRIRKASFSINNVLGLLSKYDINID; encoded by the coding sequence TTGATCGAAGATAAGGATTTTAACGGTATATATTTTTTAGAGCCAACACCTCAAATAAGCAACTTCACAAGAGAAGAATTCGAAAACTGTACTTTCACAAACTGCATTTTATCTAATTCCGATTTTTCTAACTCAACCTTTCGGGATTGCGAATTCAAAGACTGCGACTTAAGTCTTACCAAACTAAAAAACACAGGATTTAATAATGTTAGTTTTGTAAACTGCAAGCTATTAGGCCTGAATTTTAGTGACTGCAACTCTTTTTTACTTTCCATGAATTTTAAAAACTGTCTGTTAAAAATGGCTATCTTTTATAAAGTAAGTTTAAAAAATACCAGCTTTCAGAATTGTGAAATGCAGGAAATTGATTTTTCAGAATCTGATTTAACCAATGCAACTTTTGATAGTTGCAATCTAGATAAAGCAGTATTCGATCATACAAATTTAGAAAAAGTAGACTTTACTACTTCTTACAATCTTTCTATAGACCCAGAAAGAAACAGAATTAGAAAAGCCAGTTTTTCTATAAACAATGTATTAGGGCTATTAAGTAAATACGATATTAATATTGATTAG
- a CDS encoding RNA polymerase sigma factor, with amino-acid sequence MKMNIAETKINDIKLWDELRSGSRNSFIEFYDLMYPILYAHGLKYCFDKELMKEVLQEVFLEIWEKRNTLPEVNNVKGYLYAIVIRKINRSLSSKKHKTLPLENASQQTISVQSYEFALIESIKTNELKSRLQKALSVLTTKQKKIIIMKFFEDMSYEEISLKTGNNKRTVYNQIYEAIKILKKYLTLFLLILLY; translated from the coding sequence ATGAAAATGAACATAGCTGAAACCAAAATAAACGACATAAAACTTTGGGATGAGTTACGGTCTGGCTCCCGTAATTCTTTTATAGAATTTTACGATTTAATGTATCCCATTCTTTATGCGCATGGTTTAAAATACTGTTTTGATAAAGAATTAATGAAAGAGGTGCTTCAAGAGGTTTTTCTCGAAATTTGGGAAAAACGAAACACCTTACCAGAAGTAAACAATGTAAAGGGATATCTATATGCTATTGTAATTAGAAAAATAAACAGATCACTCAGTAGCAAAAAACATAAAACCCTACCACTCGAAAATGCTAGCCAACAAACCATTAGCGTACAATCTTATGAGTTTGCTTTGATCGAGTCTATCAAAACGAATGAACTAAAATCTCGCCTACAAAAAGCATTATCTGTCCTCACCACCAAACAAAAGAAAATTATCATTATGAAATTTTTTGAGGATATGAGCTACGAAGAAATCTCACTTAAAACTGGAAACAACAAAAGAACAGTTTACAACCAGATTTACGAAGCCATAAAAATTCTTAAAAAATACCTCACTCTTTTTTTATTAATTTTATTATACTGA
- a CDS encoding SusC/RagA family TonB-linked outer membrane protein, translating into MKLKIVRQVITMSKYALYGLFFQSLLCTMLIAKDGSAQNKKLEEILLSVKLEDVTLKQALKTIGKETDFHFAYNNYTFNENLRVSAEANNESLADLLGRISKTANVKFKRVNDIIYVKKHLYQEPPIEEFVEIIPVQQKITGRVSAIDNNEPLPGVSILIKGTTTGTTTDIDGNYSLTCSSGDILQFSYIGFITKEVEVNSQTELNVQLDADLEQLEEVVVVGYGSVKKTDLTGSVSSITKDELTSLPVNNVQQIMAGRAPGVQVIQNSHSPGGGLSVRIRGANSVLGGTEPLYVVDGFIGSIGLNSINPNDIESIEILKDASATAIYGSRGANGVVIVTTKRGSKNRDQINFDAYYGFQKIINKIDMMDARQFAEIANAKVLNDGGTEVPFSDLNNLPYDTDWQDEIFRVAPIQNYSLSFAGGDDKTQYLISANYFDQVGIVENTDFGRGTIRANIDKTVGKFKISNSFQASRIIENDLPEGQDKGPIAGALAAYPTRPVMEDGAFAQMDITEYSGFSDPIPNPVAEITQRQRELKTSRLFDMIYGEYEVIPGLKAKVSLGVSYSNSRRDNYTKRTIPNSSVNGVAYINNSESFDILNENTLSYFKEIGDHSINAVAGFTSQRNEYKYFSAGARDFVTDILGTGNLASGATIDVPSSGGTIWSQQSVIGRVNYVLKNKYLVTFTGRYDGSSRVAQTNRWTFFPSFALGWRVIEEPFMANFSNISNLKVRVSWGMTGNDRIPSYLSQQRISSTTLSSAEQIVVGLTPANLPSSELDWEKTAQTDFGVDLGLYDDRLRFTADYYIKNTNDLLAQIQLPLSVGFSNVIQNIGELRNTGVELGVGADILVNEFTWTVEANFSSNRNEVTKLKDGNDVFAASLPGGASAGSFHIIREGEPLASYFGYVENGLDENGDITYKDLNGDEVIDTDDRVILGDFFPDFIYGFNSKFSWKGIDVNIFFQGVEGVELIRLDKFRSGNSLTRGYNQLIEVADYWTPENTDAKYPKPKSGINLRASNEYVEDASYLRLKNLQVGYNLPLSSMGIKWLRSAKVYISGQNLLTFTKYTGFDPELNNFGNSTVNGNTDLRLGLDLSSYPSARTYTFGINLGF; encoded by the coding sequence ATGAAATTGAAAATTGTTAGACAAGTTATCACTATGTCCAAATATGCCTTATACGGGTTGTTTTTTCAAAGTTTGCTTTGCACTATGCTTATAGCAAAAGATGGTAGCGCACAAAACAAAAAACTTGAAGAAATCTTGCTTTCAGTAAAACTGGAAGATGTAACCCTGAAACAAGCGTTAAAAACTATCGGAAAAGAAACTGATTTTCATTTCGCTTACAACAATTACACATTTAATGAAAACTTACGGGTTTCGGCAGAAGCTAATAATGAATCTCTAGCCGACTTACTAGGCAGAATTTCCAAAACCGCCAATGTGAAATTCAAAAGAGTAAACGACATTATTTATGTAAAAAAACACCTATATCAAGAACCCCCAATTGAAGAATTTGTCGAAATAATACCAGTACAACAGAAAATTACAGGTAGAGTTTCCGCAATAGACAACAATGAGCCTTTGCCGGGTGTAAGTATTCTAATAAAAGGAACCACCACTGGTACTACTACAGATATTGATGGCAACTATTCGCTTACTTGTTCTAGTGGAGATATTTTGCAGTTTAGCTACATTGGGTTTATTACCAAAGAGGTTGAAGTAAATTCTCAAACAGAACTTAACGTACAACTCGATGCCGATCTTGAACAACTAGAAGAAGTGGTGGTAGTTGGTTATGGTTCTGTCAAAAAAACAGATTTAACTGGCTCGGTATCATCTATCACCAAAGATGAACTAACAAGTTTGCCAGTAAATAATGTACAGCAAATAATGGCTGGTCGTGCACCGGGTGTACAGGTAATACAAAACTCTCACTCTCCAGGTGGTGGACTAAGTGTTAGAATTCGTGGAGCCAACTCCGTTTTGGGTGGTACAGAGCCCCTTTATGTAGTAGATGGTTTTATTGGCAGTATAGGTTTAAATAGCATTAACCCTAACGATATTGAATCAATAGAGATCTTAAAAGATGCTTCTGCTACAGCCATTTATGGTTCAAGAGGTGCAAATGGTGTTGTAATTGTAACCACAAAACGCGGGTCTAAAAATAGAGATCAAATTAACTTCGATGCTTACTACGGTTTCCAAAAAATCATTAATAAAATTGATATGATGGATGCACGGCAGTTTGCAGAAATTGCCAATGCAAAAGTTTTGAATGATGGTGGAACTGAAGTTCCTTTCTCCGATCTAAACAACTTACCTTACGATACCGATTGGCAAGACGAAATTTTTAGAGTAGCTCCTATTCAAAATTACTCATTGTCTTTTGCTGGTGGTGATGACAAAACACAATACTTAATTTCTGCCAACTATTTCGATCAGGTAGGTATTGTAGAAAATACAGATTTCGGTAGAGGTACAATTAGGGCAAACATCGATAAAACTGTAGGTAAATTTAAAATCTCAAACAGTTTTCAAGCAAGTAGAATTATAGAAAACGATTTGCCAGAAGGTCAAGATAAAGGGCCAATTGCTGGCGCTTTGGCAGCTTACCCTACCAGACCTGTAATGGAAGATGGCGCTTTTGCACAAATGGATATTACTGAATACAGTGGTTTTAGCGATCCAATACCAAACCCAGTAGCAGAAATTACTCAAAGACAAAGAGAGCTAAAAACTTCTCGCTTGTTCGATATGATTTATGGCGAATACGAAGTAATTCCTGGCTTAAAAGCCAAAGTTTCTTTAGGTGTGAGCTACTCAAATAGTAGAAGAGATAATTATACAAAAAGAACCATTCCGAATTCTAGTGTAAACGGTGTTGCTTACATCAACAATAGTGAATCTTTCGATATCTTAAATGAAAATACACTTAGCTATTTTAAAGAAATTGGAGACCATTCTATCAATGCAGTAGCAGGTTTTACTTCTCAGCGAAATGAGTACAAATATTTCTCAGCAGGTGCAAGAGATTTTGTTACAGATATTTTGGGTACTGGCAACCTAGCTTCAGGTGCCACCATAGATGTGCCTTCTTCTGGTGGTACAATTTGGAGCCAGCAATCTGTAATTGGTCGAGTTAATTATGTGCTAAAAAATAAATATCTGGTAACATTTACTGGCAGATACGATGGTTCATCAAGAGTAGCACAAACAAATAGATGGACGTTCTTCCCTTCTTTTGCATTGGGTTGGAGAGTTATAGAAGAGCCATTTATGGCAAACTTTTCTAACATTTCTAATTTGAAAGTGAGAGTAAGTTGGGGGATGACAGGTAACGATAGAATTCCCTCTTACCTTTCTCAACAAAGAATCAGTTCAACTACTTTATCATCGGCAGAGCAAATCGTTGTGGGACTTACACCTGCTAACTTGCCTAGCTCTGAACTCGATTGGGAAAAAACAGCACAAACTGACTTTGGTGTAGATCTCGGTCTATATGACGATAGATTGAGATTTACCGCTGATTACTATATAAAAAATACCAACGACTTGCTGGCTCAAATTCAACTACCACTTTCTGTAGGTTTCAGCAATGTAATTCAGAACATTGGAGAACTCAGAAATACAGGTGTTGAACTTGGCGTTGGCGCAGATATTCTGGTAAATGAATTTACTTGGACTGTAGAAGCTAATTTTTCATCAAACCGAAATGAAGTAACAAAACTTAAAGATGGAAATGATGTATTTGCTGCTTCGCTTCCGGGTGGTGCTTCTGCGGGTTCGTTCCACATTATTAGAGAAGGCGAGCCATTGGCATCTTACTTCGGCTATGTTGAAAATGGCCTAGACGAAAACGGAGATATCACTTACAAAGATCTTAACGGAGATGAAGTAATCGATACTGATGACAGAGTTATTTTAGGCGATTTCTTCCCAGATTTTATCTATGGATTCAATTCCAAATTCTCGTGGAAAGGTATAGATGTGAATATCTTCTTCCAAGGAGTTGAAGGTGTAGAACTAATTAGGTTAGATAAATTTAGAAGTGGTAATTCTTTAACTAGAGGTTACAATCAGCTTATAGAAGTTGCCGATTACTGGACACCCGAAAATACTGATGCCAAGTATCCAAAACCTAAATCGGGCATAAACTTAAGAGCATCTAACGAATATGTAGAAGATGCTTCTTACCTCAGATTGAAAAACCTGCAAGTGGGTTATAACCTCCCATTAAGCAGTATGGGTATCAAGTGGCTTAGATCTGCAAAAGTGTATATAAGCGGTCAAAACCTGCTCACATTTACCAAATACACAGGTTTCGATCCTGAACTGAACAACTTCGGAAACAGCACTGTAAATGGCAATACAGATTTGAGACTTGGCTTAGATCTCTCAAGTTATCCGTCTGCTCGTACCTACACATTTGGTATTAATCTCGGTTTCTAA
- a CDS encoding alanine racemase, with amino-acid sequence MKTYQQYKEILSGQSFPYACLDMDLLKENIRINLVRAKNKKIRIASKSIRIPELMKYILESDTKFEGIMAYHGKEAVYLSQQGFDNILLGYPIVDKSILIEIGEEIKKGKYICLMLDSKDHLEIVESVGKSIGVKFPICLDIDMSQDYPGVHFGVWRSSIVDEQSLEEVLKAITQLEFVQLDGLMGYEAQIAGIGDKVKGNGLKNNVIRLLKNRSVPKIKAWREKIIAKVKEYGFTIKFFNGGGTGSMETTIQEEGITEVTVGSGFFCSHLFDYYTNFTLYPSLFYAIQIVRKPKSNIYTCHGGGFTASGGVEKTKAPILYLPEGGKFDTNEGAGEVQTPVFFEQNNIDLQIGDPIYLRHAKAGELCERFNEVLIIEGGKLKTENLKTYRGLGLNFG; translated from the coding sequence ATGAAAACTTATCAGCAATACAAAGAGATTCTTTCTGGGCAGAGCTTTCCTTATGCTTGTCTGGATATGGATTTACTCAAAGAAAACATCAGAATAAATCTTGTAAGAGCAAAGAATAAAAAAATTCGAATAGCCTCAAAATCAATTCGAATTCCTGAGTTGATGAAATATATCTTGGAGTCAGATACTAAGTTTGAAGGCATCATGGCTTATCATGGTAAAGAAGCGGTTTATCTGTCTCAACAAGGTTTTGATAATATTCTTTTAGGTTATCCTATAGTAGATAAAAGTATTTTGATTGAAATAGGAGAGGAGATAAAAAAAGGAAAGTACATCTGCTTGATGTTGGATAGCAAAGATCATTTAGAAATTGTAGAATCGGTTGGAAAATCGATAGGTGTTAAATTTCCAATTTGTTTGGATATAGATATGTCGCAAGATTATCCGGGAGTACATTTTGGCGTATGGAGATCGAGTATAGTTGATGAGCAATCTTTAGAAGAAGTCCTCAAAGCAATTACGCAACTCGAATTTGTACAGCTCGATGGATTGATGGGTTACGAAGCACAAATTGCAGGAATAGGAGATAAAGTGAAAGGGAATGGTTTAAAAAACAATGTGATTAGACTTTTAAAAAATCGATCTGTTCCAAAGATAAAAGCTTGGCGAGAAAAGATAATTGCAAAGGTGAAAGAATATGGCTTTACTATAAAGTTTTTTAATGGCGGAGGTACAGGTAGTATGGAAACAACCATTCAAGAAGAGGGCATAACTGAAGTAACTGTAGGATCAGGTTTTTTCTGCTCACACCTTTTTGATTATTATACCAATTTCACACTTTATCCTTCTTTGTTTTATGCTATCCAAATTGTGCGTAAACCCAAGTCTAATATTTATACTTGCCATGGAGGTGGATTTACAGCTTCTGGTGGTGTAGAAAAAACCAAAGCTCCCATTCTTTATTTGCCAGAAGGAGGAAAGTTTGATACAAATGAAGGTGCAGGAGAAGTACAAACACCCGTATTTTTTGAGCAAAATAATATCGATTTACAAATAGGTGACCCAATTTATTTGAGACATGCCAAAGCAGGAGAACTCTGCGAAAGATTTAATGAAGTACTGATAATAGAAGGTGGCAAATTGAAAACTGAGAATCTAAAAACCTATAGAGGTTTAGGATTAAATTTTGGTTAG
- a CDS encoding FecR family protein — MDYNNYDIEDFVTDEFFQKYATEESEDAKQFWKEWLNAHPEKSELVKEAKLIVNTLGLRLNETERLEERNKIEKLISGEVPQIKPAPKQVLLSFNKVAAIIVFALAAFLGYWLSYKKEETTPAKQIAYIEKYINYGQKLTLTFHDGTIVKLNSGTKIKYPENFDTTVREIWLEGEAYFDVTKHSDWPFIVHTQNLDTRVLGTSFNVKAFPNEDYENISLVSGKVKVHNKVETESADSVFLTPGESASFDEYNHLLQKGKFNPNTVLAWKNGILQFEGASFKEIVPVLERWYGVSFLMETKQPVKGKFTGKFSNQSLDIVLQVLGETSEFNYQINKKEVIIN; from the coding sequence ATGGATTACAATAATTACGATATTGAAGATTTTGTTACGGATGAATTTTTCCAAAAGTATGCTACCGAAGAAAGTGAGGATGCTAAACAGTTTTGGAAAGAGTGGCTAAATGCACATCCAGAAAAATCTGAACTTGTAAAAGAAGCCAAACTTATTGTTAATACCTTAGGGCTTAGACTGAATGAAACTGAAAGACTTGAAGAAAGAAACAAAATTGAAAAACTCATCTCGGGAGAAGTTCCCCAAATAAAACCAGCACCAAAGCAAGTTTTGCTTTCTTTTAATAAAGTGGCAGCCATTATCGTTTTTGCCCTTGCTGCTTTTTTAGGCTATTGGTTATCTTATAAAAAGGAAGAAACTACACCAGCTAAGCAAATTGCTTATATAGAAAAATACATAAACTACGGACAAAAATTAACACTTACATTTCACGATGGCACTATTGTAAAGTTAAACTCAGGAACAAAGATTAAATATCCTGAAAACTTTGATACAACAGTGCGTGAAATTTGGCTAGAAGGTGAAGCTTATTTTGATGTAACCAAACATTCAGATTGGCCATTTATAGTCCACACACAAAATCTGGATACAAGGGTTTTGGGAACTTCATTTAATGTAAAAGCTTTCCCAAACGAAGACTACGAAAATATTTCGCTTGTAAGCGGAAAAGTAAAAGTGCATAACAAAGTAGAAACAGAAAGTGCAGATTCTGTTTTTCTAACCCCTGGTGAAAGTGCTAGTTTTGATGAATACAACCACTTACTCCAAAAAGGAAAATTTAATCCAAACACCGTACTTGCATGGAAAAATGGAATATTACAGTTTGAAGGTGCCAGCTTCAAAGAGATTGTTCCAGTGCTGGAAAGGTGGTATGGTGTAAGCTTTCTAATGGAAACAAAACAACCAGTTAAGGGAAAATTTACTGGTAAATTCTCTAATCAATCTCTCGATATTGTACTTCAGGTATTGGGAGAAACCTCTGAATTCAACTATCAAATCAACAAAAAAGAAGTAATTATTAATTAA
- a CDS encoding Crp/Fnr family transcriptional regulator, with the protein MNNYLYEIINELRNGSEEILDELQNCLKQTSLKKGEKLLSLNAVCKNIWFIKKGSVRHYVLSTKGKEFNTWFSLEGDIVVAVKSFFEQTSTREGIELLEDCELLYISYSDLQKVIAKYRKAGTISRKMMERYYILLEERLYVMQSSTAIEKYEYLIRTYPEIIRRIPQNHIASYLGITKETLSRIRKKFAVNY; encoded by the coding sequence ATGAATAATTACCTATATGAAATTATCAATGAGCTTCGAAATGGCTCAGAAGAAATATTAGACGAACTACAAAATTGTTTAAAACAAACTTCTTTAAAAAAAGGTGAAAAGCTTTTATCATTAAATGCTGTATGTAAAAACATATGGTTCATTAAAAAGGGATCTGTAAGGCATTATGTACTTTCTACTAAAGGGAAAGAGTTTAATACTTGGTTTTCTTTAGAAGGAGACATAGTTGTTGCTGTAAAAAGTTTTTTTGAGCAAACTTCTACTAGAGAAGGCATTGAATTATTAGAAGACTGCGAGCTACTGTATATTTCCTATTCTGACCTGCAAAAAGTTATTGCGAAATACCGCAAAGCAGGAACAATTTCTAGAAAAATGATGGAGAGGTATTATATTTTACTCGAAGAGCGATTGTATGTAATGCAATCTTCCACTGCGATAGAAAAGTATGAATATCTAATACGTACCTACCCGGAGATAATTCGTCGAATTCCCCAAAATCACATTGCATCTTATTTGGGTATTACTAAAGAAACACTCAGTCGCATAAGAAAAAAGTTTGCAGTAAATTATTAG
- a CDS encoding D-arabinono-1,4-lactone oxidase: MKNWSGYLKWTPSNVYFPNTEEEIKEVVLKALNEKKKVRIIGSGHSFTPLSLTDDFLVSLDNYQGIISIDKEKLTATIKAGTKLNLLNDLLFEHGLAMPNMGDINQQSIAGAISTGTHGTGTAFGNISTQISKIKFVNGKGEIVCCSETDKPELFKAAQVSLGTFGIITEITLKCVPTYKLELIIDKERLDTVLESYQELNEKYRNFEFYWFPNTPYVMLKLVNLTNDEPDKSSFSNYVQEMVLENYTFKIACEVSKMFPSLTRKISGIAADTIGKHRKVNHSHKVFITPRLVRFNEMEYNIPVGAYKEVKRDIVNWINKNNTTVLFPIENRFVQGDDIYLSPAYQRDSAYIAAHVYNKKEPTKYFKALEEIFLAYDGRPHWGKMNTLTYEVAQKKYPMFGAFTKLRAEQDPDQIFLSDYLKTLFIG, from the coding sequence ATGAAAAACTGGTCAGGCTATCTCAAGTGGACTCCTTCTAATGTTTACTTTCCGAACACAGAAGAAGAAATAAAGGAAGTAGTTCTTAAAGCACTTAACGAAAAGAAAAAAGTAAGAATAATTGGCTCGGGGCATTCTTTTACCCCATTGAGTCTTACAGATGATTTTCTGGTTTCTTTAGATAATTACCAGGGAATAATCAGTATTGATAAAGAAAAACTCACAGCTACAATAAAGGCAGGCACAAAGCTAAATTTGTTGAATGATCTATTATTCGAACATGGCTTAGCTATGCCAAATATGGGAGATATTAATCAACAAAGTATAGCAGGAGCAATTAGTACGGGAACACATGGAACCGGAACTGCCTTCGGCAACATCAGTACTCAGATTTCTAAAATCAAATTTGTAAATGGGAAAGGTGAAATAGTATGCTGTTCTGAAACAGATAAGCCTGAATTATTTAAAGCGGCTCAGGTATCTTTAGGCACTTTTGGCATCATTACAGAAATTACTTTAAAATGTGTACCTACTTATAAACTGGAGCTGATAATAGATAAAGAGCGACTTGATACTGTGCTGGAAAGTTATCAGGAATTGAATGAAAAATACCGGAATTTCGAATTTTACTGGTTTCCCAATACGCCTTATGTAATGCTTAAGCTAGTAAATCTTACGAATGATGAACCAGATAAATCTTCATTTAGCAATTATGTACAGGAAATGGTTTTGGAGAATTACACCTTTAAAATCGCATGTGAGGTGTCTAAGATGTTTCCGAGTTTAACTAGAAAAATTTCTGGTATAGCTGCCGATACCATTGGCAAACATAGAAAAGTTAATCATAGCCATAAAGTGTTTATTACTCCTCGTTTGGTGAGGTTTAATGAAATGGAATACAACATTCCGGTTGGGGCATACAAAGAAGTAAAAAGAGATATAGTTAACTGGATAAATAAGAATAACACAACTGTTTTGTTTCCGATCGAAAACAGGTTTGTGCAAGGAGACGATATTTATTTGAGTCCAGCTTACCAGCGAGATTCAGCATATATTGCTGCGCATGTCTATAATAAAAAAGAGCCCACCAAATATTTTAAAGCTTTAGAAGAAATTTTCTTAGCCTATGATGGAAGACCACACTGGGGCAAAATGAATACATTAACTTATGAAGTGGCTCAAAAGAAATATCCTATGTTCGGTGCTTTTACAAAGTTGAGAGCAGAACAAGACCCAGATCAAATCTTTCTATCAGACTATCTTAAAACTCTGTTTATTGGTTAA